The sequence below is a genomic window from Falco rusticolus isolate bFalRus1 chromosome 8, bFalRus1.pri, whole genome shotgun sequence.
AGAGAGGCCAGCTAACACCACTGGCATTAAATCAACAATCAAGAACTTGCATTGCACTTGGTAAGATCAAACTTAATCACACAACGTGAATCAAGGACTCTCAGAACAACACGCCCAGTAGCCAACTACTAGCTTATCTTACAGGAACATACAACCCTATCAgaatgacttaaaaaaaccttgtgttttgtttgatgTGGTTTACTGTCAGATAGCAAgacctttttccttttagtacatgcacagaaagaaaaaaagcaaatgaagaaataaaatgcttttcttatcCCAAAGCTGAAGCATTTCCTGCCTCATCTCAGGTGCTGCGGACATTGCTTTCCTAGCTCTGTATAGGAGTTACAGCACAGGCTATAGACAGCATTTAGCTTTTTATACCGCCACGCAAGCTAAAAGACATGCTAAATGCCATCAACATGCCTAATTTGGGCAACCAATTCTGCACATACCATTTATAATAAACAGCTTCTAAAAAATTTAACCACCTAATCCATCCCCCACCACCAGGATACTGCACACGAAGCAATAATAACCAACAATTAAACCCTAATTTTGCCATGAAAATAAACTGCCACTACTAGAACCATCAGCCAGACTACAGCTACATTATTGCATGACAAAGATACACACGTTAACTACAGtttgtacatttttcttatttattcaAAAGCTAGAGGATGACAAAAAGGGTGAAAATGTTTTATGCCACCTATTTATTACATGAACAAATACTTAATCCAAAGGGACTCGTTTTACAAGGCCCTCTGTCCAAAAACGACACACAAATTAGTTTTTATAcacaaatgtttatttctcaAATAAACTTCCCCTTTAAACACAAGGAATGAAATCTAAATCTTCATAAAGATGAATCCAAAATGAAATCCCTCCAGTACATGGTAATCACTGTTTTCTTGGTCACTACTGGCTTTAACTGTTTAACATCAAAAAACAAggacatatttaaaaaatcatgctACTGGATACCTAGCTCTGCCTCTGACCAGCTCTATACTGATctccaatattttaaaattttacatcaTCAAATCTGAAGCATTTAATTGAAGAACAGCTGTGCATTAAACACAAACAACTGAACAAGAAGATTATAAGATGTAATCAAGTTCGTAACGAATATAGGTGTTCTTTTCATCATTATAGATCCTTGGATAATGTGCTATCAGAGCATCTTGTGATCCTATGTAGATCGAATTATAGATCTTCCAATAAACATCTCTGACTTTCCTGGCAGGGTGAAACAAACCctagaaaacagaacagaacaaaatttaTTAAAAGCTTAAAGCTGTAACTATCTGTTACTGATTTTAATCAAGTTTTGCacaataagcattttaaaaagcaattataGTAACTAGCACCACTTATAACCAAGAAGGAACACTAAATGTGTCGCTGCCAATCTGTGACTATCTAAACTAGCAAGCAGtaacaaagcattatttaaagacagattttcttatcttttttctGCATGGAGAGATGAAGTATATCTAGTTTTGTGttcttctttttaagtaaaaattaaaacctcctGCAGTATATTTGGTTGAAACCGAGTCTTACCTTTGGCTCTGCTAATAGTGATTTGTACAAAGTACACTAGGTAGGAATACAAGAGAAACTATTAGACCTAAACAAATCAGCATAACTTTAAAAGCTCTAGAGAAAACCGTTCCATATAATAAGAACATACAATTAGTATCTgcaaaaaaaagacactgtGCAAGAGACTTCTATCACCTTCCTACTGATGCCAGTATCTTTAGGCTGAGGCCCtccacataaaaaaaaccaacccacagtGAAATTCCGTATCtgcaaataattaataaaaagctGTCACATCTTCTCTACACTACAGTCATCCTTGCTTCCCACCCACTACCTGAGTTCAGGTTCTATAGCCAGCACAGCAAGAACCGTTACGTGCAATTACACAAACAAGGAGCCTTTGGATTTTACCACCATGTACACACAGACAGAAGCTGAATGGACTAGTGTTGATGTAACGGTATAAATTCTGATTAATGCACTGTTTTCTAATGCTTCACTCTTACACAGTTTTAAACGCCTTACAGTGTTTCTTGGCTAATGACAAATAATCTTGATTTAATATTAAGCTTACCCTCTCGTTTATCTCACTTCTCACTCGTTCTCATAACCCCTTGCACTATTTATTCCCCCATCATTAGTTAGCATCCTCAAAATTTGTGAGATGCTTCCATTTTGCAAGTCAACTACTACTTCTACTCAAACTCCTCAGTGAGATCAGCTATCTCACGATACCAACATCTGTTTATTGCATACTGCACTTACTGAAGTCCTTGGCACAGAACACCATGTTTAAAGAATACTttacagagacagaaaaccaCACTGTTTCCCTTTGCCTGAAATCTTACTCAGGTGACTTTTTTGTCTCCTGGAAGGAAGCCCTGCCTGATAGCTCTGGTCTCTGCTACCCCAGCACACATGAGGACTTACCTGTAAACAATACTGCAACATTCTGCAGGGACCGATAGCAACTCTGAGGCCCTCCAGAGCCCCCATAACTGCCTGAATGACGTGAGGAGAGGTTTCAAACACATTAGGCCACACATAATTTAACAAGTGATTAAGAGAATCTTCACAGCCAAACCCATAAACACCAAGCGACATATGTTGCACCACAGCACTGGCTGTTTGTCTGTGCACAAGATCCCTGCAAAGAGAACAATGGCCTGTTAATAAATTATACTTAGAAGCAACACGACTGGACAAGCatagtatttcttttcaataacacttttttttgaaagcactaatacacatttttaacCTATACTTATTGACAGCAAGAGGCAGAGTAACAAAAACCAGTACACTAAAAAAAGAGGTGGGAGTTTTCTGACAAATTACTTTGTTCTAATTCCACAGCAAAAGCACTAACAATAGAAATTATCAAAAGCAGGTTGTAGTGAATCAAGACTTCTTACATTAAGATGCTTGTAtcattttagttttcaaaagtAGCAAAGGTTAGTAAAATAGAAGTATGCAATCTGAATTATTTGCAGGCAACAGCTTCCAAATTATGCTGGTCACTTAACATCTTTGGCAAACAAGGACAGCAGGCACATTTGCTCTTGTTAAGACCCAGCTACATACTACTTAAAAGTATATGACAATGGCTAACTGTACCCAAATGCACTCACCTGTCCATTAAAGCATCTTCAAGCAGTGGTGTAACTGCGTAAATGTAATCTTTTCCCATCTCTCCAATGTAttcaaacaggaaagaaagagattttAACACACCATTCTGGACATTCAGTTCTGGAACTCTGTATTCATTCATGAGCGCAGGCAGCACTGTGAAAGGTGAGCATGTTTCAGCTACAATAGCAATTGCTACTGTAGTACATACTCTGTTCTGCCTTTCCTGTACTTTCAAGTTGTTCAGCAGTGTGGCCAATACATCGTGGGGTCTGGAAGAGATTACACGCACGTCCATGTCAAGAGATTCAGTGAGGACTTAACTGAGTTTCAAACAGCAAGTGGCAGAAAAGCATGGCTTAAGCCCTCAAAAAAGTTTAGATCACTGGGAAACAACATAAACCACAAAACTGTAAGACAGCTTGAGCAACTGCGTGATCTTATTTTCATTACCAACATTATTTACTTTCCTATCTAGACTTAgcctttttcctgccttctgttCTGTCTCCTGTAAACTCTGGAGAATAGCAGTAGCCTCCCCACTACTACTCTGATCCTACAGGTAATTACAAACCTGTATTAAAACGATATGCATTTGAGAGAGATGGGCAACGTCCTGTATGGATAAGCGCGCTTATGGCATTCCTAGGTTGCTGGCTGCATCTGCGTTAAGTCAATAATCAGCCACTTATTTAAGAAAACGCACACAATGGGAATTGTGCTTTAATTGCCAACTTGCAGTGTCACTGTGGTGgcaaaaaatccttttcaaatCAATAAAAGCATCGatttgaggaaaaagaaagattgcGTATTTAAAAGAGTTTAcgaaaaaaatacagagagggTCTGAATGCATATCACTATCAAAAAGTCATGAAGCAAACAGTTCTTGCTACCAAACTAAGACGCTAAGCTTGCTAACCTACAGGTTTAGTTCAAAAGTACAGCACCCCATACTGATGAAGACAGGCGACTGTATTGTCCTCCTACAAAATGAGTAAAATCAGGTCTACACATTTAACAAGTTAACCAGATACGTTCGAATATTTCTCACGAGAACACTCACAACTGCCAGCATGTTAGGTAACTGCGTGCAGAAGCGGGTAAACATTAAAACCAACTTACCCAATTGCTTTTGCAATATAACCAAAAGTGTTCACTGTGGCTCTCCGGATAGCTTTCTTGTGAGCTTTTAATAATTCAAGCAGTTCAAAGCAGATCCTCATCCATTCTCTTGCAGAAACATATTCTGCACCTCTGAAAGAGAATACAGTGAGTTACCTGTTCAGTGATGTTAGAAGTTTTTAAGTAATACCACATAAATGGCAGTACCTGTTCTATTTGCTATCAACAGAAGAGTAACTGCTTAAGCAATTTCTTTAATCAGTTATCTGTTAACACAGACCTTCACTGGTTAACAGTGTACTCAAAACTTACTATATTTCATGCAAACTTAGAATACACACACGGACAACACATTTCTTACAAAGAGTTGCAAAATAATATCATTACAATACATTCAAAAGACTCTCTGCTAAGTACCTCATCTTAAGCTTTATGCACAACTTCAAAAATATCaagagatacaaaaataaatacccaGATGCCAAACCTGATACTTAACTTCAGCTTTTGCTACAATAACTGCCCAGAGGgtcaaatattttatcattgGTCAGCTTACCGGTCTGCAATGCGCCCCACAAGATCAATACAGTTCTCCTGTACTTTCTCATGTCTGTTCTTCAAAATAGGTGTAAGCCGTGGCAGGAGATCTTTGATTGGTGGCGTCATCTTGTGCATTCCTGTTGGATTCAGAAAGGCATATTTAGTTTTAtaatgccttttcattttgctcttgAACGGGCATGTAATCAATACACAAACATACCTATAACATTCACAATAGCTTTAAGTGCTCCGAGGATGCTGCCCAGTACTTCAGGATATTCTTCACCCAGGTACTCATACAACACAACACCCAAGTGTCCCATCAGTTTTTCCTACAGCcaagtaaaaatatttacaaattaatttttctctctctcattaCCATGACATACCACAGCAAACTTCGTAGGAGAAGTCAATACAATACCTCTTGACAAGTCTTCATGACAACTGCAGTACGAGAGATCAGGTCAGCAGCCTGCTGCCTAACTTTAGCTGATTTGTTGTTCAGACGCCACAAGACTGTACCACAGATCTGTGGTAAGTAGGGTTTCACTCTTTTGCCTAGAGCATTAACTACTGTGCCAAAACCATTCAGCATCACAGAATCCTGTGTgtaaaaacaatagaaaaatcAGACCAAAAGCAACactacattttaattaaacttgACATCGTTAAAATTGCTATTGAAATGCTAACTTTCCAGAGCTGGTTTCTGAATTTCATCAATTAGAGCATTGACATCTAAAAAAGGATTCTAACAATGTAATTTAGAAGCATATATTTCTGTACAACTAACAGTGATCTAGCTTACAACTACAGCGAACCACACACTGAATATCCCTGGCCATACCTCCGTGGTCTGCTCCTGAAAGGCGTACAAGATGCCATCAATAAGTTGTTCTTCCAGTTTATGATCAATGTCTGCTGCCCCCAGATTTCCCATTATCTTCTCAATTGTTTCCATGACCATTTTTCTGTACTGCTCAGCCTCATCTTTCAGATCATCCACAAtcctggaaataatttctgctgcTCCAACTTTATTTGCCAGCTCCACAGTTGTATCAACCAACTGAAATATGCAAACATTAAATAAGCAACCATTGTTAAAATCAACTTTCTACATCTTGAAAATAAGCTTCCCTACTCTGAAGGGGAGAGACAGCACCACGCATGTTAAGCCTGCTATGAACAACTGCTTTTACCTTTAGAAATCATCCAATGTCCTAAACACCACAAATGGGGTGAACTACCCCCCTTACAACTGGTGTAGACTCTATTCACAGATGTAAAATGCCTTGATTGCTCCTGAAACCCAGTGAATCTTCTGCCTATGCAACTTCTAAATTACTAGTccaaacaaaattcagtttcacAACATACAAGGCAAAATCAAGCATCTAGCCTGAATAAACACTCtaaatgtgaattttattcTACTGTAAGTAATTTTccaactaaaaaaacaaaatacctgTCTGTAATTTCTTCTGTCCAATGCCATTCTGTGCTGCcagaagtgtttgaaaaaagGGGGcaagatttctgttttaatgtaGTTTGCTTCAACACCATCCGTACCACAGCACTGCTTTACCACCtgacaggaaataaaaattcaacaATTTTAATTGTGTGTAGGGTTTGGGTGGGgtctttttgttttggcttggtttgaggttggtttgtggttttttttttcaagaaaaggataaaatacatatgttttGTATTAATACTAAACAATCGTTCTGACATACCTtcaacacaatttttttcatctcttcatCAGGAGACTGGAACTCCCTGATAAGGATTAGCATGACTTCTCTGGTATAATAGTTTGCATACTCAGCATCCATGAGTGGAATCAGGTAACCAATAGCCTTCAAAAAGGCAGCCAAACCctatttaaatgcagaaatgtgtCTTTAGCGAGTTACAGAAGATACACATCCATTTCATCCAAATTACATCCAAATACATCCAAATTACTAAATACTAAAGGATTTAGATATACCTTTCCTCTGTGTTGACGTATACCCTTCCATAAAGGCTTCAGAACAGAATCAAATGACTCAATACCATAGGGAGTGGCTGCCTCTGCCAAAGCAGCAATAGCCAAAGCACTGATGGTGCGAACTTTCTGCTGCTCATCCACCAGACCTGCAAGAGAATAGTATTCAGTACTACTTCTTGTACTCGTGTTCTTGAACTCCTTGagttcaaaacagcaaaaacagagGGGCAGTATAAAAGGGATTAACTCATTTTGAGGAAAACTGAACCACTGCTCCTCCTTCAGAGTCAGCTGAATTATTTCTCAGCATCAAAAGAACACACAAAACAAGGTCCTCACTATCACTGTGCCTCACTGGGGTACAGAAAATTTTCCAAATATGAAgctaattaaagaaataataataaatctttGCCTAGGAATGCAGAAACTTACCGTGTTCAATAATTTCAACCAAGCTCCTGAGATGAGGCAATATAGCACAACCCATAAGGATAGCAATCTGCTGAACAATCTTGATGCCGGTATGCCTAGCCTGCcaggattttttgcttttacagacAGCTTTCAGGAAGGGCAACAGAGAAGGAATGCCCAAAGCAGAAGCAACAACAGCAAAGGCTCGAGCTGTTGTATTTCGGACATATTCATCCATATTGTCGATATCAGGTCGCATTGTGGAGATCATTGTCGCCAAGCCAGCAGcctgaaggaaaaacataaagaaCATACCACTTGGATTTACAAACGGCATAGTTAATTCTTCTGCCATGCCTATAAACACACACCTATATGTAAGCTAATTCAGTGCCTTAACGAAGGATGGAAGCTTTACCTTAGCCaagtttgaaataatttctctgcCTTCCACTCTAGCATAGTAGTCTTCATCAATCAGCAGTGGTTCAATAACGACAAGGATCTGAAAGAGATGAACAAATTACTATTACCTTTCATTAATACTTTCAGTAGTATTTCTTGCCCTACTAGATTCCATGAAACAGAAGGTGATTCTATGGATCCAAGCTTAAATCTTTATCTTGAcgggaaaaaagttaaatttattATGCTCTTTGTTACATCTCTCTGTCTCTACAGGACCTAGACTGGAGATACTTTGCAGATAAGATCCCCAAGTATGCctgtaacattttttatatCGCGCCTTAATGCCGAAGCCCACACTTCGATCACACTACAAGAACTTGAAGCATGGCTTAAAAAGACGtatgaaagcaaattattttaaaaaaacatagtATCGTCCTCTTCTGGTATGCAAATAAAATAGACACTTCTCCAGCAGCgatcagaaaaagcaaatcagaGATGAAATAGTGAATTGCAACAAACCTTGTGTACGTATGGTCGGACCAAATCATCCAGTTTGTAAAGAATTCTGTCGATGACTTTGACAAGCAAGTGACGCTCCTGATCTTCAAGTGTCGGTGACATCAGCAGAGGCAGAATCTGATTAAACAATGGCCCTGCTCCAAACTCCCGTGCTTTATCAGTAATTTGTCGCAATGCAgcctaaacaaaaccaaacagcctATCAGTAAAACTAAGAAACAACACTGAACCATTACAAAACAGGTAGATACTAACGAAGTTAAAATGTAATTCACTGTAACCACAGGCTTCAAAATACTGTCTCCTACCACTGCAAAACTCTACTTCAAACAATTTTACGCTAAtctgtttaaaagcaaatgcatcAAGAGAAACACTCTGATGTTAGCTCCCAGATACTcaattttcaagaaaagcatGCTCCTGGTCTAGTATTTAGAACGGCTCCATCTGAAAAGTAGCTTACACAGCACTTACTTGCATCTGGGCAGCTTGGTGCTATGGTCAGTTCAGAGCAAAACTGTACAGAAAAGACTGCCAAGGTATTGCAGAATGTGCAAGGCTGAAACTTAAGTGAGAGCTAACACTGCTAATGTAAGCgtaacaaggaaaaaacagaaaattacaaagcCCTGTAAGCAAAAGGCACTATAAATCTAGTTTCTCAtaactgtagaaaaaaagtgAGGCCACGTACTATTTAGTGACCAACGTTACTATACAAAGAGCAGCCATACTGAATTACATTGAGtgacaaaaaaagccacacagagaggaggaaaaaagcacttAACAGGtgtgttggttttggctggaatagagttaattttcttcatagcagctagTATGGGCTAGGTTTTGGATTTGTGTTGGAAACAGTATTGATAATACAGGGAcgttttagttattgctgagcagtacTGGCACAAAgacaagggcttttctgctcctcaccccaaCAGCGAGCAGGCTTAGGGGCACAAGGAGTTGTgggggacacggccaggacagcaGACCCCAACCGGCCAAAGGGATAATCCATACTGTACGGCATCATGCACAGCATGTGAACTATTGGGAAAGTTAGCAGTGAGCAACTGTTTTTCATATGCATCACTTGTCTATcttggtgtttctttttatgttgttgatattttccttttcattatattgtTACTATACTAATATTTCAActgttaaactgttcttatctcaatccatgaGTTATCTCTtttccgattctctccccctcctcccaccgCCAAtgagtgagcaagcagctgtgcggtgtttagttgccagctggggttaaaccacaacatatAGCAAACTTTAGGAGATTACCTTAAAGAGAATCCCATGGACAACTGAAACTAAACCTGAAAGCAAGtatagatttttttgaaaatgtaattacatAAAACGCATCTGACAATTAGTCTTACCTTTCTCATGGGAGGTGTGccattctttattttcagaagtaatttcattatttttctctccttctgttCTTCAGGACTCAAAGTTGATTCATCAACATCAACCTACAAGTAATTCCAGATACATAAATAAGCACTGCTACATATtcaaaagaaatcaggaaaCTTTAATCAGCACGAATGATATCTCATTTACCAGCAGTTTATCAAAGTATTGGATATCGTCTGGTTTTAGGAATGGAAGATTGCCAGATGGCTGGTCATTAACACTCTTCATAGTTCTGTCTTCTGTCTGCATGTGGAATCCAGTCATACCACCCAAAGGTGTTGGAGTTGCTGTAAGCTTGCGAGCTGGAGTACGAATAGGTACATAACCAGCTGGTGGGGGAAGAAcctacagaagaaagaataaaatttattttatcataaCAGATATATAAAAAGAGGAAGGCATCAAATACAAAACATTACTGAACTTCCATTTTATGTGTTTGGGGATTTGTGTGAGTGTTACTGCACACAGTAGATCCCATGTTCACAGCAACGCAAACAAATTCACTGTGCCAGTTTATATCCGTGCTTATCCTGTATTGACagtctttcagaagaaaactcacTTCCACTGCTGAGAGCTTGAATAACAAACTTCAAAGTCTCTTTACAAAATATTCAAGAATCAATTCATATCTGTATAAACACAGCATACTTGCTGACCTAGAATTTGTGACTctcttccatgtttttctttaattttatcaaTCCATTCGGAGCTGATTTCTAGCCTTGACGGGCATTCCCAACATTGACAAGCAGAATAATGACCGACTGGCTCTTGAGATCACCTTTCATTCTCCCTTTCTAATGGATTTACAATAAATCAGTAACCAAACTGAACAAACATCTACAACCAATAATCAATACTTAAGGTGAAACATTCTACTTCTGGGACAACTTGgttagaagaaaatgttaaaaaaaaaaaaaaatcaatatcccctggcaaaagaaaaaccagatgattgtttgctgtattttaatccAGAT
It includes:
- the SF3B1 gene encoding splicing factor 3B subunit 1 isoform X1, with translation MAKIAKTHEDIEAQIREIQGKKPALDEAQGVGLDSTGYYDQEIYGGSDSRFAGYVTSIAATELEDDDDDYPSTSLLGQKKPGYHAPVALLNDIPQSTEQYDPFAEHRPQKIADREDEYKKHRRMMIISPERLDPFADGGKTPDPKMNARTYMDVMREQHLTKEEREIRQQLAEKAKAGELKVVNGAASQPPSKRKRRWDQTADQTPGATPKKLSSWDQAETPGHTPSLRWDETPGRAKGSETPGATPGSKIWDPTPSHTPAGAATPGRDTPGHATPGHGGATSSARKNRWDETPKTERDTPGHGSGWAETPRTDRGGDSIGETPTPGASKRKSRWDETPASQMGGSTPVLTPGKTPIGTPAMNMATPTPGHIMSMTPEQLQAWRWEREIDERNRPLSDEELDAMFPEGYKVLPPPAGYVPIRTPARKLTATPTPLGGMTGFHMQTEDRTMKSVNDQPSGNLPFLKPDDIQYFDKLLVDVDESTLSPEEQKERKIMKLLLKIKNGTPPMRKAALRQITDKAREFGAGPLFNQILPLLMSPTLEDQERHLLVKVIDRILYKLDDLVRPYVHKILVVIEPLLIDEDYYARVEGREIISNLAKAAGLATMISTMRPDIDNMDEYVRNTTARAFAVVASALGIPSLLPFLKAVCKSKKSWQARHTGIKIVQQIAILMGCAILPHLRSLVEIIEHGLVDEQQKVRTISALAIAALAEAATPYGIESFDSVLKPLWKGIRQHRGKGLAAFLKAIGYLIPLMDAEYANYYTREVMLILIREFQSPDEEMKKIVLKVVKQCCGTDGVEANYIKTEILPPFFKHFWQHRMALDRRNYRQLVDTTVELANKVGAAEIISRIVDDLKDEAEQYRKMVMETIEKIMGNLGAADIDHKLEEQLIDGILYAFQEQTTEDSVMLNGFGTVVNALGKRVKPYLPQICGTVLWRLNNKSAKVRQQAADLISRTAVVMKTCQEEKLMGHLGVVLYEYLGEEYPEVLGSILGALKAIVNVIGMHKMTPPIKDLLPRLTPILKNRHEKVQENCIDLVGRIADRGAEYVSAREWMRICFELLELLKAHKKAIRRATVNTFGYIAKAIGPHDVLATLLNNLKVQERQNRVCTTVAIAIVAETCSPFTVLPALMNEYRVPELNVQNGVLKSLSFLFEYIGEMGKDYIYAVTPLLEDALMDRDLVHRQTASAVVQHMSLGVYGFGCEDSLNHLLNYVWPNVFETSPHVIQAVMGALEGLRVAIGPCRMLQYCLQGLFHPARKVRDVYWKIYNSIYIGSQDALIAHYPRIYNDEKNTYIRYELDYIL
- the SF3B1 gene encoding splicing factor 3B subunit 1 isoform X2; the protein is MNARTYMDVMREQHLTKEEREIRQQLAEKAKAGELKVVNGAASQPPSKRKRRWDQTADQTPGATPKKLSSWDQAETPGHTPSLRWDETPGRAKGSETPGATPGSKIWDPTPSHTPAGAATPGRDTPGHATPGHGGATSSARKNRWDETPKTERDTPGHGSGWAETPRTDRGGDSIGETPTPGASKRKSRWDETPASQMGGSTPVLTPGKTPIGTPAMNMATPTPGHIMSMTPEQLQAWRWEREIDERNRPLSDEELDAMFPEGYKVLPPPAGYVPIRTPARKLTATPTPLGGMTGFHMQTEDRTMKSVNDQPSGNLPFLKPDDIQYFDKLLVDVDESTLSPEEQKERKIMKLLLKIKNGTPPMRKAALRQITDKAREFGAGPLFNQILPLLMSPTLEDQERHLLVKVIDRILYKLDDLVRPYVHKILVVIEPLLIDEDYYARVEGREIISNLAKAAGLATMISTMRPDIDNMDEYVRNTTARAFAVVASALGIPSLLPFLKAVCKSKKSWQARHTGIKIVQQIAILMGCAILPHLRSLVEIIEHGLVDEQQKVRTISALAIAALAEAATPYGIESFDSVLKPLWKGIRQHRGKGLAAFLKAIGYLIPLMDAEYANYYTREVMLILIREFQSPDEEMKKIVLKVVKQCCGTDGVEANYIKTEILPPFFKHFWQHRMALDRRNYRQLVDTTVELANKVGAAEIISRIVDDLKDEAEQYRKMVMETIEKIMGNLGAADIDHKLEEQLIDGILYAFQEQTTEDSVMLNGFGTVVNALGKRVKPYLPQICGTVLWRLNNKSAKVRQQAADLISRTAVVMKTCQEEKLMGHLGVVLYEYLGEEYPEVLGSILGALKAIVNVIGMHKMTPPIKDLLPRLTPILKNRHEKVQENCIDLVGRIADRGAEYVSAREWMRICFELLELLKAHKKAIRRATVNTFGYIAKAIGPHDVLATLLNNLKVQERQNRVCTTVAIAIVAETCSPFTVLPALMNEYRVPELNVQNGVLKSLSFLFEYIGEMGKDYIYAVTPLLEDALMDRDLVHRQTASAVVQHMSLGVYGFGCEDSLNHLLNYVWPNVFETSPHVIQAVMGALEGLRVAIGPCRMLQYCLQGLFHPARKVRDVYWKIYNSIYIGSQDALIAHYPRIYNDEKNTYIRYELDYIL